From Phalacrocorax carbo chromosome 6, bPhaCar2.1, whole genome shotgun sequence, a single genomic window includes:
- the LOC104052076 gene encoding 2-epi-5-epi-valiolone synthase — MPVSEEAFAGAAPAIMPQKCRQTDFQLVRVKSTWCRIKKGEDLSDCEDKITLSEAKIGECISEGGISWTIEAPIYFCYKVVETYNILDPSNTTLLWGHITEPQQLELATSGKRKLRRFIVIDEVVDELYGSKVREYFEENNVQHKILALPTTEETKSMDLVLNILQEVQKFSIDRRTEPIIAIGGGVCLDIVGLAASLYRRRTPYIRVPTTLLSYVDASVGAKNGVNFLQCKNKLGGYTPPVASFLDRSFIQSIPRRHISNGLGEILKMALMKHKGLFDLLKSHGKYLLDTKFQSYSGCADYRDAALQTTRIAIETMLEELAPNLWEDDLDRLVDFGHLISPELEMRVLPSLMHGEAVNIDMAFMTYVAHARGLITAEEKEQIIQCMRGLELPVWHGGCSWPLIKKALMERLKHSGGQLRMPLPTGLGVAEIFNDTSEETLERAYHLWVRDCKTMLEEEPAAL; from the exons ATGCCAGTGTCAGAAGAGGCCTTTgctggagcagccccagccatcATGCCCCAGAAGTGCCGGCAGACAGACTTCCAGCTGGTGCGAGTCAAGAGCACGTGGTGCCGGATCAAGAAGGGAGAAGACCTGTCTGACTGCGAGGACAAGATAACGCTCTCCGAAGCAAAAAT AGGTGAATGCATCTCCGAAGGTGGGATTTCCTGGACAATAGAAGCACCCATCTATTTTTGCTACAAAGTGGTAGAAACATACAATATTCTGGATCCCTCTAACACTACTCTGCTCTGGGGTCACATTACTGAACCCCAGCAACTAGAGCTAGCCACTAGTGGCAAAAGGAAGCTGAGGCGCTTTATTGTCATAGATGAAGTTGTTGATGAACTTTACGGCTCCAAAGTCAGAGAATACTTTGAAGAGAACAACGTTCAGCACAAAATCCTTGCCCTGCCTACCACTGAAGAAACGAAATCCATGGACCTCGTCTTGAACATCTTGCAAGAAGTCCAGAAATTCAGCATTGACAGGCGAACCGAGCCCATCATCGCCATCGGAGGCGGCGTCTGCCTGGACATCGTAGGACTAGCCGCGTCGCTCTATAGAAGACGTACCCCTTACATTCGGGTCCCAACAACCCTCCTCTCTTACGTTGATGCCAGTGTGGGTGCAAAGAACGGGGTGAATTTCCTGCAGTGTAAGAACAAGCTGGGGGGCTACACTCCCCCGGTAGCCAGTTTCCTGGATAGATCCTTCATTCAGAGCATTCCTCGGCGACACATCTCCAATGGCCTCGGTGAAATTTTAAAG ATGGCACTCATGAAACACAAAGGGCTGTTTGACCTGCTCAAGAGCCATGGGAAATACCTTCTGGACACCAAGTTCCAGTCCTACAGTGGCTGTGCTGACTACAGGGATGCTGCACTGCAGACCACCAGGATTGCCATTGAAACCATGTTGGAAGAGCTGGCTCCCAACCTCTGGGAGGATGACCTGGACAGACTGGTTGATTTTGGTCACCTTATAAGCCCAGAGCTGGAAATG AGGGTTTTGCCATCGCTGATGCACGGAGAAGCGGTGAACATCGACATGGCATTCATGACGTACGTCGCCCATGCGCGGGGGCTCATCACCGCCGAGGAGAAGGAGCAGATCATCCAGTGCATGAGGGGCCTGGAGCTGCCGGTCTGGCACGGCGGCTGCAGCTGGCCCCTCATCAAGAAAGCCTTGATGGAGCGCCTGAAGCACAGCGGGGGACAGCTCCGGATGCCTCTCCCCACCGGCCTCGGGGTAGCAG AGATATTCAATGACACTAGCGAAGAGACCCTGGAAAGAGCATACCACCTGTGGGTCAGGGACTGCAAGACGATGCTGGAAGAAGAGCCGGCTGCCCTGTGA